A genomic window from Streptomyces sp. 846.5 includes:
- a CDS encoding Trm112 family protein, protein MSIDPALLEIFACPQCHAPLRESDQELVCTSADCGLAYPVRDGIPVLLIDEARRPA, encoded by the coding sequence ATGAGCATCGACCCCGCCCTGCTGGAGATCTTCGCCTGCCCGCAGTGCCACGCACCGCTGCGCGAGTCGGACCAGGAACTCGTCTGCACCTCTGCCGACTGCGGTCTGGCCTACCCCGTGCGCGACGGCATCCCGGTGCTGCTCATCGACGAGGCCCGGCGCCCGGCCTGA
- a CDS encoding DUF3499 domain-containing protein, with protein MSPVRRCSRTACGRPAVATLTYVYADSTAVLGPLATYAEPHCYDLCAEHSERLTAPRGWDVVRLTVDSGPIRPSGDDLEALANAVREAAKPPVRRQDGGSPADPTEVGRRGHLRVLRSPDPQQ; from the coding sequence GTGAGCCCTGTACGTCGCTGTTCGCGCACCGCGTGCGGTCGTCCCGCCGTCGCGACGCTGACGTACGTCTACGCGGACTCGACAGCCGTCCTCGGACCGCTCGCCACCTATGCCGAACCGCACTGCTACGACCTCTGCGCGGAGCACTCCGAGCGGCTCACCGCCCCCCGAGGCTGGGACGTGGTACGGCTGACCGTCGACTCCGGGCCGATCCGGCCCAGCGGAGACGATCTGGAGGCCCTGGCCAACGCGGTCCGCGAAGCCGCCAAGCCCCCGGTGCGCCGCCAGGACGGCGGCAGTCCGGCCGACCCCACCGAGGTCGGCCGCCGGGGCCATCTCCGGGTGCTGCGGTCGCCCGATCCCCAGCAGTAG
- a CDS encoding SIS domain-containing protein, whose protein sequence is MIEERVLDNPDELARADDTEVLLDLASAGAIVRTAVRLAGEAGLDRLHPEGRPRAVFVAGHGTAALAGELLAALGNGSCPLTVLRPTTADDSAGSAIAYTSALLWNLPGWAGPSDLLIALSTTGAEPGLVAVLEQGYARGCSTVVVAPADSALSEAALQTRGLPLPFLARAEAPRHRTAFPEGDLPRELPSSLWGLLAPVLVLTDLIGVVDAAPASVQAAADRLDEAAVRCRPGAETYGNPAKTLAVQLDGVLPLLWSDGPCTGAVALRFAAELADLAGRPAVCATLPEALSTQYGLLAGNLAPDPDEDDFFRDRAEDGAELRLKVLLLHRSPEPDQHPDPFADRLSDPSADQRADDWADERAEQGRTPTSRRILARARRLATDHQIAVSELASARSDNLEAIAELVALTDFAAAYLGLASSGTADVPAGAAPADT, encoded by the coding sequence ATGATCGAGGAACGGGTACTCGACAACCCCGACGAGCTGGCGCGTGCCGACGACACCGAGGTCCTGCTCGATCTGGCCTCCGCCGGGGCCATCGTGCGCACCGCCGTCCGCCTCGCCGGGGAGGCCGGTCTCGACCGGCTCCACCCCGAGGGGCGTCCCCGTGCGGTCTTCGTCGCCGGCCACGGCACCGCCGCCCTGGCCGGGGAGTTGCTGGCTGCCCTGGGCAACGGCAGCTGTCCCCTCACCGTGCTCCGTCCGACCACCGCGGACGACTCCGCAGGCTCCGCCATCGCCTACACCTCCGCTCTGCTGTGGAACCTGCCCGGCTGGGCAGGTCCGTCCGATCTGCTGATCGCGCTGTCCACCACCGGGGCCGAGCCCGGCCTGGTCGCCGTGCTGGAGCAGGGCTATGCGCGCGGCTGCTCCACCGTCGTCGTCGCGCCCGCGGACAGCGCCCTGTCCGAGGCGGCGCTGCAGACCCGGGGCCTGCCGCTGCCCTTCCTGGCCCGGGCCGAGGCGCCGCGCCACCGCACCGCGTTCCCGGAGGGGGACCTGCCCCGGGAGCTTCCCTCGTCGCTCTGGGGCCTGCTCGCCCCGGTCCTCGTCCTGACCGACCTGATCGGAGTGGTCGACGCCGCCCCGGCCTCGGTGCAGGCGGCGGCCGACCGGCTCGACGAGGCCGCCGTACGCTGCCGCCCCGGCGCGGAGACCTACGGAAACCCCGCCAAGACCCTCGCCGTCCAGCTCGACGGGGTGCTGCCGCTGCTCTGGAGCGACGGCCCCTGCACCGGGGCGGTCGCCCTCAGATTCGCCGCCGAGCTGGCCGACCTGGCGGGCCGACCGGCCGTCTGCGCGACCCTGCCCGAGGCCCTGAGCACCCAGTACGGCCTGCTTGCCGGAAACCTCGCGCCCGACCCGGACGAGGACGACTTCTTCCGGGACCGCGCCGAGGACGGGGCCGAGCTCAGGCTCAAGGTGCTGCTGCTGCACCGCTCGCCGGAGCCGGACCAGCATCCCGACCCCTTCGCCGACCGTCTCTCCGACCCGTCGGCCGACCAGCGAGCCGACGACTGGGCCGACGAGCGGGCCGAGCAGGGCCGGACGCCCACCTCTCGCCGGATCCTGGCCCGGGCCCGGCGCCTCGCCACGGACCATCAGATCGCCGTCAGCGAGCTGGCCAGCGCCCGTTCCGACAACCTCGAAGCGATCGCGGAGCTCGTCGCCCTGACCGACTTCGCCGCCGCCTACCTCGGCCTCGCCTCCTCCGGCACAGCCGACGTCCCCGCCGGCGCGGCACCCGCCGACACCTAG
- a CDS encoding metallopeptidase family protein, which yields MDRPAGAGSGRGPRRRDRHGRGLRGPLAPPQVPLSLSRSELFDDYVRESVERLERRWPQLTGVEFAVQDVPAPLPGEPEADLENVRAEDVPLGRLIPAGQGRPDRIVVFRRPVETRAKGRDERAALVHEIVVEQVAELLGMDPDAVDPSPDDD from the coding sequence ATGGACAGACCAGCAGGGGCAGGGTCGGGGCGTGGCCCTCGTCGGCGTGACCGGCACGGCCGGGGGCTGCGCGGGCCGCTCGCACCCCCGCAGGTGCCGCTGTCGCTCAGTCGCTCCGAGCTCTTCGACGACTATGTGCGCGAGTCGGTGGAGCGGCTGGAGCGGCGCTGGCCGCAGCTGACCGGGGTGGAGTTCGCGGTGCAGGACGTCCCGGCCCCGCTGCCCGGGGAACCGGAGGCCGACCTGGAGAACGTCCGTGCGGAGGACGTCCCGCTGGGCCGGCTGATTCCGGCCGGGCAGGGCCGGCCGGACCGGATCGTGGTGTTCCGGCGCCCGGTGGAGACCCGCGCCAAGGGGCGCGACGAGCGCGCCGCGCTGGTCCACGAGATCGTGGTGGAGCAGGTCGCCGAGCTGCTCGGGATGGATCCGGACGCGGTCGACCCCTCCCCCGACGACGACTGA
- a CDS encoding phosphomannomutase/phosphoglucomutase, with translation MRDLKQIVKAYDVRGVVPDQWDVPLARAFGAAFVLVTGADAIVTGHDMRPSSPGLSRAFAEGAAAQGADVVEIGLCSTDQLYFASGKLDLPGSMFTASHNPAQYNGIKMCRAGASPVGEDTGLVEIRELVESWTAEDDTVTIPGSDATAGTITQQDELQPYADHLNGLVDLRGIRRLKVAVDAGNGMGGHTVPTVLGGLPLEIVPMYFELDGTFPNHEANPLDPKNLVDLQAKVREVGADIGLAFDGDADRCFVVDERGEPVSPSAITALVAVRELARAKADGEEEPTIIHNLITSWTVPEVVREHGGKVVRTRVGHSFIKQEMARTGAVFGGEHSAHYYFRDFWRADTGMLAAMHVLAALGTQDGTLSKLVAEYDRYTASGEINSTVEDQAASTAAVREAYATTPEVTFDELDGMTVTTKDWWFNLRASNTEPLLRLNVEARDEATMAKVRDDVLSIVRS, from the coding sequence GTGCGTGACCTGAAGCAGATCGTGAAGGCGTACGACGTGCGAGGCGTCGTCCCCGACCAGTGGGACGTGCCGCTCGCTCGCGCCTTCGGTGCCGCCTTCGTCCTCGTCACCGGCGCGGACGCGATCGTCACCGGACACGACATGCGCCCCTCCTCCCCGGGGCTGTCCCGCGCCTTCGCCGAGGGCGCCGCGGCCCAGGGGGCCGACGTCGTCGAGATCGGCCTGTGCTCGACCGACCAGCTCTACTTCGCCAGCGGCAAGCTCGACCTGCCCGGCTCCATGTTCACCGCGAGCCACAACCCGGCCCAGTACAACGGCATCAAGATGTGCCGGGCCGGCGCCTCCCCGGTCGGCGAGGACACCGGCCTGGTCGAGATCCGCGAACTGGTCGAGTCCTGGACCGCCGAGGACGACACCGTCACCATCCCCGGCTCGGACGCCACCGCGGGGACCATCACCCAGCAGGATGAACTCCAGCCCTACGCGGACCACCTGAACGGGCTGGTCGACCTGCGTGGCATCCGCCGCCTGAAGGTCGCCGTCGACGCCGGCAACGGCATGGGCGGCCACACCGTGCCCACCGTGCTCGGCGGTCTCCCGCTGGAGATCGTGCCGATGTACTTCGAGCTCGACGGCACCTTCCCCAACCACGAGGCCAACCCGCTGGACCCGAAGAACCTGGTCGACCTGCAGGCCAAGGTCCGCGAGGTCGGCGCCGACATCGGTCTGGCCTTCGACGGCGACGCCGACCGCTGCTTCGTCGTGGACGAGCGCGGCGAGCCGGTCTCGCCCTCCGCCATCACTGCCCTGGTCGCCGTGCGCGAACTGGCGCGGGCCAAGGCGGACGGTGAGGAGGAGCCGACGATCATCCACAACCTGATCACCTCCTGGACCGTCCCCGAGGTCGTCCGCGAGCACGGCGGCAAGGTCGTCCGGACCCGGGTCGGCCACTCGTTCATCAAGCAGGAGATGGCCCGTACCGGCGCCGTCTTCGGCGGCGAGCACTCCGCGCACTACTACTTCCGGGACTTCTGGCGCGCCGACACCGGCATGCTCGCCGCCATGCACGTCCTCGCCGCGCTGGGCACGCAGGACGGCACCCTCTCCAAGCTGGTCGCGGAGTACGACCGCTACACCGCCTCCGGCGAGATCAACAGCACCGTCGAGGACCAGGCCGCGAGCACCGCCGCCGTGCGCGAGGCCTACGCCACCACGCCGGAGGTGACCTTCGACGAGCTCGACGGCATGACCGTCACCACCAAGGACTGGTGGTTCAACCTGCGCGCCTCGAACACCGAGCCGCTGCTCCGGCTGAACGTCGAGGCCCGTGACGAGGCCACCATGGCGAAGGTCCGCGACGACGTGCTCTCCATCGTCCGCAGCTGA
- a CDS encoding DUF5719 family protein, with translation MISRTTQSLLAAVGVLALAVGIAEVHPPTGQAAVAGATVLTAVQHTTLICPPPVQGGSGSTGYTLAVPGALAGVAAATANASGSGAAAANGASLGSLTPGGTGSKALAKQSQVGGSTTAKAVSGDKAPALLAGSDGTTAPGFTVQQTTSGVGSTLSGTGCTAPGTEFWFSGADTNKGSTDYLELSNAEATAADVDIQIFGPSGEVDNTQASNINVPAGDTASLLLSTLIGPGNDNSSLAVHVLVRSGRVAAALHADSGSKGADWIPATTAGGTQVVAGLPGDLTDATLVVAAPGTADADLKVQLASQSGWITPAGHETVHVKAGMVTSVDLGNITRGQPAALRLTPTDPKQATPVVAGIQVVRGGKNGTDTGYLAGSGSIGQRATAAGSTGNDTTLLLTATDTTAVVKVGTIGSGTTPSSTTVSVPAGTTVSVTPKAPGNGTYAVTVEPVSGGSVYAARMITHTSGSVPAFTIQQLTDDRSTVQIPHALQDNSILTR, from the coding sequence ATGATCAGCCGTACCACCCAGTCCCTGCTCGCGGCGGTCGGCGTGCTCGCCCTCGCCGTCGGCATCGCCGAGGTCCATCCGCCGACCGGGCAGGCCGCGGTCGCCGGTGCCACCGTGCTGACGGCGGTTCAGCACACCACGCTGATCTGCCCGCCGCCGGTGCAGGGCGGCAGCGGCAGCACCGGGTACACCCTCGCCGTCCCCGGCGCGCTGGCGGGCGTCGCCGCCGCGACCGCGAACGCGTCGGGCAGCGGTGCGGCCGCCGCCAACGGCGCCTCACTCGGCAGCCTCACCCCCGGCGGAACCGGCTCCAAGGCGCTCGCCAAGCAGAGCCAGGTCGGCGGCAGCACCACGGCCAAGGCCGTCAGCGGTGACAAGGCCCCGGCCCTGCTGGCCGGTTCCGACGGGACCACCGCGCCCGGCTTCACCGTCCAGCAGACGACCAGCGGCGTCGGCTCGACCCTGTCCGGCACCGGCTGCACCGCCCCCGGCACCGAGTTCTGGTTCTCCGGGGCGGACACGAACAAGGGCAGCACCGACTACCTGGAGCTCAGCAACGCCGAGGCCACCGCCGCCGACGTGGACATCCAGATCTTCGGCCCCAGCGGCGAGGTGGACAACACCCAGGCCTCCAACATCAATGTGCCGGCCGGCGACACCGCCTCGCTGCTGCTGTCCACCCTGATCGGCCCCGGCAACGACAACAGCTCGCTGGCGGTGCACGTACTGGTCCGCAGCGGCCGGGTGGCGGCGGCGCTGCACGCCGACAGCGGCTCCAAGGGCGCCGACTGGATCCCGGCCACGACGGCAGGCGGCACCCAGGTCGTCGCCGGGCTGCCGGGCGACCTCACCGACGCCACCCTGGTGGTGGCCGCACCCGGGACGGCCGACGCCGACCTGAAGGTGCAACTCGCGTCGCAGAGCGGCTGGATCACGCCGGCCGGCCATGAGACCGTGCACGTCAAGGCGGGCATGGTGACCTCGGTCGACCTGGGGAACATCACCCGCGGCCAGCCGGCCGCGCTCCGGCTCACTCCCACCGACCCCAAGCAGGCCACTCCGGTGGTCGCCGGCATCCAGGTGGTGCGCGGCGGCAAGAACGGGACCGACACCGGCTACCTGGCCGGCAGCGGCTCGATCGGGCAGCGGGCCACCGCGGCCGGGAGCACCGGCAACGACACCACGCTGCTGCTCACGGCCACGGACACGACGGCCGTGGTGAAGGTCGGCACGATCGGCTCCGGCACCACCCCGAGCAGCACCACCGTCTCCGTCCCGGCGGGGACCACGGTCTCGGTCACCCCCAAGGCGCCGGGCAACGGGACCTATGCGGTGACGGTCGAGCCGGTGTCCGGAGGAAGCGTCTATGCGGCGCGCATGATCACTCACACGAGTGGTTCGGTCCCGGCGTTCACCATCCAGCAGCTCACCGACGACCGCAGCACGGTGCAGATCCCGCACGCGCTGCAGGACAACTCGATCCTGACGCGCTGA